Proteins encoded within one genomic window of Aquarana catesbeiana isolate 2022-GZ linkage group LG03, ASM4218655v1, whole genome shotgun sequence:
- the LOC141134323 gene encoding olfactory receptor 5B12-like produces the protein MDIKNKTQATVFEFSGLTDDKELAPFIFVLIFLVYLMTIIGNVGMIALVCVFPSLHTPMYYFLSSLSLVDLLYSSVTTPNMLSHFLSPKKSISFLGCAVQLFFFCALGGTEAILLSTMSYDRYVAICHPLHYTLIMTKKKCFGLILYSFSISFLQSIVQTTCVFSLPFCGSNLIVHFCCDIPPLISLSCSHTLHCDMVSDVLIAIFGTYTLTTIFLSYIFIFLLIFRMTSTKSRQKAFSTCSSHIICVSTFITAVFFTYLRPYSGSFKIQDKVTSVFYTAVIPMLNPLIYSLRNQEVKRLLVQAIRKSI, from the coding sequence ATGGAtatcaaaaacaaaacacaagcgaCCGTGTTTGAGTTTTCCGGATTAACTGATGATAAAGAACTTGCCCCATTTATTTTCGTgttaatttttttggtttatttgatGACCATTATAGGAAATGTGGGGATGATAGCCCTTGTCTGTGTATTCCCCAGCCTTCACACCCCAATGTACTACTTCTTGAGTAGCCTCTCTCTGGTGGACCTTTTGTACTCTTCAGTTACCACTCCAAATATGTTGTCTCACTTCCTTTCCCCTAAGAAGTCTATTTCATTTCTTGGTTGCGCTGTCCAACTTTTCTTCTTTTGTGCTCTAGGGGGCACTGAGGCTATCCTTCTCTCCACCATGTCTTATGATCGCTATGTGGCTATCTGCCACCCTTTACACTACACCTTGATAATGACCAAGAAGAAATGTTTTGGCTTGATCCTTTATTCCTTCTCCATTAGTTTCTTGCAGTCGATTGTGCAGACCACTTGTGTGTTCAGTCTTCCATTCTGTGGATCAAACCTTATTGTCCATTTCTGCTGTGACATCCCACCACTTATTAGTCTATCTTGTTCGCATACTCTTCATTGTGATATGGTCAGTGATGTCCTTATAGCAATCTTTGGAACATATACATTGACAACAATCTTCCTCTCATACATTTtcatatttcttttaatttttaggATGACAAGTACAAAGAGCAGGCAGAAGGCCTTTAGTACATGTTCCTCACATATTATTTGTGTCTCAACCTTCATTACAGCTGTTTTCTTCACATATTTGCGTCCTTACTCAGGGAGCTTTAAGATACAAGACAAGGTGACCTCTGTTTTCTATACAGCAGTGATTCCAATGCTGAATCCTCTTATTTACAGCCTGAGGAACCAAGAGGTGAAGAGACTCCTTGTCCAAGCAATTCGAAAATCTATTTAA